A genomic segment from Amphiura filiformis chromosome 10, Afil_fr2py, whole genome shotgun sequence encodes:
- the LOC140162791 gene encoding uncharacterized protein, giving the protein MLGNDFSEDEQCAAVQALWNLTIIDEIRTSKELQTSVEALEKLAKSNNHHLQQICNKTLLQIKHIKDPLSSAKASGHTKTTMKSSQKRSQTKKLVRYWTREGGRLVRKYKGNV; this is encoded by the exons ATGCTAGGAAATGATTTCTCTGAAGACGAACAGTGTGCAGCTGTGCAAGCGCTGTGGAATTTGACTATTATAGACGAGATCAGGACATCCAAGGAGCTACAGACATCGGTTGAAG CACTGGAGAAATTGGCAAAGTCCAACAACCACCATCTGCAGCAGATCTGTAACAAGACTCTTTTACAGATCAAACATATCAAAGATCCACTTTCAAGTGCGAAAGCATCTGGACACACAAAGACAACCATGAAGTCGTCACAAAAGAGAAGTCAAACGAAGAAGCTTGTACGCTATTGGACCAGAGAGGGTGGTCGCCTTGTAAGAAAATACAAAGGAAACGTATGA